In the genome of Myxococcus stipitatus, one region contains:
- a CDS encoding Ig-like domain-containing protein, which produces MRWALCVLGLMVFTPGCKDSTPNDNAPPDAGGETDAGGSDAGREPTGDGGVGDGGSQPSGALGFIDYVLPASDAEAVARNARVIVGFTEALDAATVNEEVLTVWEDGGLLQGTLTHDATTRTLTFAPARPFTADALVTVVVSSLLRSATGKSLEVPHHSLFTVGFASDTSPPSVVSTKPLLGVTEVPSTWPVYVLTFDEPMDPSTLTADSLQFEQLLGPNPASPLSGTYTYDAASQSVFFRVSPQPAPGARVTGTLSTKAKDLAGNPLVRTYTHTFVVASSRDTRSPRVQATLPEATEVGVAARHAPILVRFSEPLRPASITPDRLFLEELNTEGTQVVGLVPGTLRYDDARLQVGFTPHAPLKYQTRYRGQVRSVEDLAGNRLVPFEGFGFVTELQPSPPRVVEATPAPDTRFVPLSGPLRVRFDRPLDRASITPETVSVAGVSGVAHYESSTNTVAFRQLSPFAPATDYTLTVKDVRTPQGLSLAAPFTYTIRTVAPGVRVSAGSPGQAGVPVFATGPLGTLAVWNENTGTGVQVRASLNKGAGFGASILVGEGSSMKQSPQVAAWDQRFIVGWSDPSLAEDAVALFDGTAFTPVTPGIRGHLFGFGNNLYVYDTVSRSFRVRSGTQWLEVARKNLGTSPTLLSHAGAVMWMSGPDSFEDVTTIFDGVQWVHSSVNSSSVEEQYTRVGDSFGRAWTTSEGTWFSLFNRTTRAWGPAEFITSSQARHLRIASDGSTVTALFIRADQLTAAVRVNGEWQSLVPLPESGTTSFPLAVVSYQGNYVGLLSSSSSTQVHSLTQVGGSWTSVTRSVVATGMNVVLETRAVGDELLVLMRKNGPVSTTHEVWATALTPQGWQPSVQLRGADSTPLVPHQVGDQVDVAYVTPGQLSARGYQGGGQWGAPRQLVTPPLVGGVREAVVHFAPDGHGAAAWEQFDGGAWSLFLAEYDGEVWHQPVRLGPVGSKVRVAVDDDTVVLTYLQPSTTAGQMDLWAVSSTAGVLGAPFKLDTVTGTDPDLALVHGASGFMAAWGQWEIRSALSVDGMTWGAPQLAAERTSTTLRWKNTQLIPSGASFALSTKREGGTLNILRMHTSGVWQPRVEPVLRTGSYDIVATDSAVMVMAPLDDEFRYMMHNGVAWSNENTVASSGDGQGLMAVSPSGVRMHTDVSWWRWTGTEWVKEATGVSRPFPAGRLRCDAKGCGLVTGPGFGEETDLALSYASGTRSFWRGAVPHEGRFPIQPGSVTWDLEGGTYRVTWRQAVAPGVTALHASTKL; this is translated from the coding sequence ATGAGATGGGCCCTGTGTGTCCTGGGCCTCATGGTGTTCACCCCTGGCTGCAAGGACAGCACGCCGAACGACAATGCCCCGCCGGACGCCGGCGGAGAGACCGATGCGGGAGGCTCTGATGCGGGCCGGGAGCCCACGGGGGACGGAGGCGTGGGCGATGGTGGCTCGCAGCCTTCGGGGGCCCTGGGCTTCATCGACTACGTGTTGCCCGCGTCGGACGCGGAGGCGGTCGCTCGCAACGCGCGGGTCATCGTGGGCTTCACGGAGGCGCTGGACGCCGCCACGGTGAACGAGGAGGTCCTCACGGTGTGGGAGGACGGGGGCTTGCTCCAGGGCACCCTGACTCACGACGCCACCACTCGCACGTTGACCTTCGCCCCGGCGCGCCCGTTCACCGCCGACGCGTTGGTGACGGTGGTGGTCTCCTCGCTGCTGCGCTCGGCGACGGGCAAGTCGCTGGAGGTGCCCCATCACTCCCTCTTCACGGTGGGCTTCGCGTCGGACACGTCGCCGCCGAGCGTGGTGTCCACCAAGCCGCTCCTCGGAGTGACGGAGGTGCCATCGACCTGGCCGGTATACGTCCTCACGTTCGACGAGCCCATGGACCCGAGCACGCTCACGGCCGACTCGCTCCAGTTCGAGCAGCTGCTGGGGCCGAACCCCGCGTCGCCACTCTCCGGGACGTATACCTACGATGCCGCGAGCCAGTCGGTGTTCTTCCGGGTGAGCCCCCAGCCGGCGCCGGGCGCACGCGTCACCGGCACGCTCTCCACGAAGGCGAAGGACCTGGCGGGCAACCCGCTGGTCCGGACGTACACGCACACGTTCGTGGTGGCGTCGTCGCGCGACACCCGCTCGCCTCGCGTGCAGGCGACCCTGCCGGAGGCGACCGAGGTGGGCGTCGCCGCGCGCCATGCCCCCATCCTCGTCCGCTTCAGCGAGCCGCTCCGGCCCGCGAGCATCACGCCGGACCGCCTCTTCCTGGAGGAGCTGAACACGGAGGGCACCCAGGTCGTCGGCCTCGTCCCGGGCACCCTGCGCTACGACGACGCGCGGCTCCAGGTGGGCTTCACGCCTCACGCGCCCTTGAAGTACCAGACGCGCTATCGGGGACAGGTCCGCTCCGTGGAGGACCTCGCGGGCAACCGGCTGGTGCCGTTCGAGGGCTTCGGCTTCGTCACGGAGTTGCAGCCGTCGCCTCCGCGCGTCGTGGAGGCCACGCCGGCTCCGGACACGCGCTTCGTGCCGCTGAGCGGCCCGCTGCGTGTGCGCTTCGACCGGCCGCTGGACCGGGCCTCCATCACCCCGGAGACGGTCAGCGTCGCGGGGGTCTCGGGGGTGGCCCACTACGAGTCCTCGACGAACACGGTGGCGTTCCGTCAGTTGTCGCCCTTCGCGCCCGCGACGGACTACACGCTGACGGTGAAGGACGTGCGCACGCCCCAGGGATTGAGCCTCGCTGCGCCCTTCACGTACACGATTCGCACGGTGGCTCCAGGCGTGAGGGTGAGCGCCGGTAGCCCAGGCCAGGCGGGTGTGCCCGTGTTTGCCACCGGGCCGCTGGGGACGCTGGCCGTGTGGAACGAGAACACGGGCACGGGCGTCCAGGTCCGCGCTTCGCTCAACAAGGGTGCTGGCTTCGGAGCGTCCATCCTGGTGGGTGAGGGCAGCTCGATGAAGCAGTCGCCGCAGGTGGCCGCGTGGGACCAGCGGTTCATCGTGGGGTGGTCGGACCCCTCGCTCGCTGAAGACGCGGTGGCGCTCTTCGATGGGACGGCCTTCACTCCGGTGACGCCGGGCATCCGGGGCCACCTCTTCGGCTTCGGCAACAACCTCTATGTCTATGACACCGTCTCGAGGTCCTTCCGGGTGCGGTCCGGGACGCAGTGGTTGGAGGTGGCCCGGAAGAACCTGGGGACGTCCCCGACCCTCCTCTCGCATGCGGGGGCCGTGATGTGGATGTCGGGGCCGGACTCCTTCGAGGACGTCACGACGATTTTCGATGGTGTGCAGTGGGTGCACTCCAGCGTCAACTCCTCGTCCGTGGAGGAGCAGTACACCCGGGTGGGAGACAGCTTTGGCCGGGCGTGGACCACCTCCGAGGGGACGTGGTTCTCACTCTTCAACCGGACCACCCGCGCGTGGGGGCCCGCCGAGTTCATCACCTCCAGTCAGGCGCGCCACCTGCGCATCGCCTCGGATGGGAGCACCGTCACGGCGCTCTTCATCCGCGCGGATCAGCTCACCGCGGCGGTTCGCGTCAATGGCGAGTGGCAGTCCCTCGTGCCGCTGCCGGAGAGCGGGACGACCTCGTTCCCGCTGGCGGTGGTTTCGTACCAGGGCAACTACGTCGGGTTGTTGTCGAGCAGCAGCTCGACGCAGGTGCACTCCCTCACGCAGGTGGGGGGCTCGTGGACGTCGGTGACGAGGAGCGTTGTCGCGACAGGGATGAACGTGGTGCTCGAGACACGTGCCGTGGGCGATGAGCTGCTGGTCCTGATGAGGAAGAACGGCCCGGTGTCGACCACGCATGAAGTCTGGGCGACCGCGCTCACGCCGCAGGGGTGGCAGCCGAGCGTCCAGCTTCGCGGCGCGGACAGCACTCCCCTGGTCCCGCACCAGGTGGGGGACCAGGTGGATGTGGCGTATGTGACGCCGGGGCAGCTCTCCGCGCGTGGCTATCAGGGCGGTGGCCAGTGGGGCGCACCGAGGCAGCTGGTGACGCCGCCGCTCGTCGGAGGTGTGCGGGAGGCGGTGGTCCACTTCGCGCCGGACGGGCATGGGGCCGCCGCGTGGGAGCAGTTCGATGGAGGCGCGTGGAGCCTCTTCCTCGCGGAGTACGACGGGGAGGTGTGGCACCAGCCCGTGCGCCTGGGGCCCGTGGGCTCCAAGGTCCGTGTGGCCGTGGACGACGACACGGTGGTCCTCACCTACCTCCAGCCGTCCACCACGGCGGGCCAGATGGACCTCTGGGCGGTGTCCTCCACGGCGGGGGTGCTGGGGGCGCCGTTCAAGCTGGACACCGTGACGGGCACGGACCCCGACCTTGCTCTCGTGCACGGCGCCAGTGGCTTCATGGCGGCGTGGGGACAGTGGGAGATTCGCTCGGCGCTGAGCGTGGACGGGATGACGTGGGGCGCGCCTCAGCTGGCCGCCGAGCGCACGTCGACGACGCTGCGCTGGAAGAACACCCAGCTGATTCCCTCGGGAGCCTCCTTCGCGTTGTCGACGAAGCGGGAGGGGGGCACGCTGAACATCCTGCGCATGCACACCTCGGGCGTCTGGCAGCCGAGGGTGGAGCCGGTGCTGCGGACCGGCAGCTACGACATCGTGGCCACGGACAGCGCGGTGATGGTGATGGCGCCCCTCGACGACGAGTTCCGGTACATGATGCACAACGGTGTCGCCTGGTCCAACGAGAACACCGTGGCGTCGTCGGGGGATGGCCAGGGCTTGATGGCCGTGTCCCCGAGCGGAGTCCGGATGCACACGGATGTGAGCTGGTGGCGGTGGACGGGGACGGAGTGGGTGAAGGAGGCGACGGGAGTCAGTCGCCCCTTTCCGGCGGGCCGCTTGCGGTGTGATGCGAAGGGCTGTGGCCTGGTGACGGGGCCCGGCTTCGGCGAGGAGACGGACCTGGCCTTGTCCTACGCGTCGGGCACTCGCTCGTTCTGGAGGGGCGCGGTGCCCCACGAGGGGCGCTTCCCCATCCAGCCGGGGAGCGTGACGTGGGACCTCGAGGGGGGCACCTACCGCGTCACGTGGCGACAGGCCGTGGCGCCGGGAGTGACGGCGTTGCACGCCAGCACGAAGCTGTGA
- a CDS encoding serine hydrolase domain-containing protein, whose product MSRPSEAPRITRVEQGFPALTLPGETPRPRSLQEWLALDEVPGVSIAVFDKGSLVWAKAYGVQQAGATEPVTVAPLFQAASLRKPVTALAAMHHAERRTRSLDENIDAKPVSWKLPDNAFTKDQKVTLRRLLSHSAGTTVSGFLGYAAQAPVPALHQVLEGQAPANSSPVRVDAVPGSLTRYSGGGTTIVPQVLIDQLQKPFARIMKETVLAPLAMKRSTFEQPRPKALESQVATGTRPGGKSGKSIKGRWHTYPEQAAAGLWSTPSELARVPLELSKAWG is encoded by the coding sequence GTGTCCCGCCCCTCCGAGGCCCCTCGCATCACCCGCGTCGAGCAAGGCTTTCCCGCCCTGACGCTCCCCGGTGAGACGCCTCGCCCGCGGTCCCTCCAGGAGTGGCTGGCGCTGGATGAAGTCCCTGGCGTCAGCATCGCCGTGTTCGACAAGGGCTCGCTCGTCTGGGCCAAGGCGTATGGCGTCCAGCAGGCGGGAGCCACCGAGCCCGTCACCGTCGCCCCCCTCTTCCAGGCCGCCTCCCTCCGCAAGCCCGTGACGGCCCTCGCCGCCATGCACCACGCCGAGAGGCGCACGAGGTCGCTCGACGAGAACATCGACGCCAAGCCCGTCTCCTGGAAGCTGCCCGACAACGCGTTCACGAAGGACCAGAAGGTGACGCTGCGACGGCTGCTGTCGCACTCGGCCGGGACGACGGTGTCCGGATTCCTCGGCTACGCGGCCCAGGCCCCCGTGCCCGCACTGCACCAGGTCCTCGAGGGACAGGCTCCCGCGAACTCCTCGCCCGTGCGCGTGGACGCCGTGCCCGGCAGCCTCACGCGCTACAGCGGCGGCGGCACCACCATCGTCCCGCAGGTGCTCATCGACCAACTCCAGAAGCCCTTCGCCCGAATCATGAAGGAGACGGTGCTGGCGCCGCTCGCCATGAAGCGCAGCACCTTCGAGCAGCCGCGGCCCAAGGCCCTGGAGTCCCAAGTCGCCACCGGCACGCGGCCGGGCGGCAAGAGCGGCAAGAGCATCAAGGGGCGCTGGCACACCTACCCCGAGCAGGCCGCCGCCGGCCTGTGGAGCACGCCCTCCGAGCTCGCGCGCGTCCCGTTGGAGCTCTCCAAGGCGTGGGGGTGA
- a CDS encoding RNA polymerase sigma factor: protein MTESSHSRIEHLLREHAPRVLGAILRKFRDFGASEDAVQEALLAAALQWPRDGVPEDPRAWLIQVASRRITDHVRAEAARRHREELVVSLVPPELQLVLPRDGDELAGRDDALVLLFMCCHPALTTASAIALTLRAVGGLTTAEIAKAFLVPESTMAQRISRAKQSIQGSGVPFQKPTPEETAQRLGAVLHVLYLIFSEGYTASSGPELHRTDLSGEAIRLMRMLHALLPEDGEVAGLLALMLLTDARRAARTGPEGELVPLDVQDRRLWNAGMIEEGVALISATLSKGSLGMYQVQAAIAAVHDEAARAEDTDWPQILALYGVLMELSDNPVVALNHAIATAMVHGPEVGLALVKALDAEGRLEESHRLDAVRAHLLERAGRHAEAVAHYRQAAERTTSLPERNYLLTQAARLNDAKA from the coding sequence ATGACGGAGTCGAGTCACAGCCGCATCGAGCACCTGCTGCGGGAGCATGCGCCGCGGGTGCTGGGTGCCATCCTCCGGAAGTTTCGGGACTTCGGGGCCTCGGAGGACGCGGTGCAGGAGGCGCTGCTCGCGGCGGCCCTGCAGTGGCCGCGCGACGGCGTGCCGGAGGACCCGCGGGCGTGGTTGATACAGGTCGCTTCGCGGCGAATCACGGACCACGTGCGCGCCGAGGCCGCGCGCCGCCACCGCGAGGAGCTGGTGGTGAGCCTGGTGCCGCCCGAGCTCCAGCTCGTGCTGCCCAGGGATGGCGACGAGCTGGCGGGGCGGGACGACGCGCTCGTGTTGTTGTTCATGTGCTGTCACCCGGCGCTGACCACGGCCTCCGCGATTGCGCTGACGCTGCGCGCGGTGGGCGGGTTGACGACGGCGGAAATCGCCAAGGCGTTCCTCGTCCCCGAGTCGACGATGGCGCAGCGGATCAGCCGGGCGAAGCAGAGCATCCAGGGCTCCGGGGTGCCGTTCCAGAAGCCCACGCCGGAGGAGACGGCGCAGCGGCTGGGCGCGGTGCTGCATGTGCTCTATCTCATCTTCAGCGAGGGCTACACGGCGAGCTCCGGACCGGAGCTGCACCGCACGGACCTGTCGGGCGAGGCGATACGCCTCATGAGGATGCTGCACGCGCTGCTGCCGGAGGACGGCGAGGTGGCGGGGCTCCTGGCGCTGATGCTGCTCACGGATGCGCGGCGCGCGGCGAGGACGGGGCCGGAGGGGGAGCTGGTTCCGCTCGACGTGCAGGACCGGCGCTTGTGGAACGCGGGGATGATTGAGGAGGGCGTCGCGCTCATCTCCGCGACGCTGTCGAAGGGCTCGCTGGGGATGTACCAGGTGCAGGCGGCCATCGCGGCGGTGCACGACGAGGCCGCGCGGGCGGAGGACACGGACTGGCCCCAGATTCTGGCGCTCTACGGCGTGCTGATGGAGCTGTCCGACAACCCGGTGGTGGCGCTCAACCACGCCATCGCGACGGCGATGGTGCACGGGCCGGAGGTGGGGCTTGCGCTCGTGAAGGCGCTGGACGCGGAGGGGCGGCTGGAGGAGAGCCACCGCCTGGACGCGGTCCGCGCGCACCTCTTGGAGCGGGCGGGGCGACATGCGGAGGCGGTGGCGCACTACCGCCAGGCGGCGGAGCGCACCACCAGCCTCCCGGAGCGAAACTACCTGCTGACGCAGGCGGCGCGGCTGAACGACGCGAAGGCGTGA
- a CDS encoding YciI family protein, whose product MKMKYMLMMNSPREGAGSILHWPKEDIQAHIRFMVGFAKKLSGTGELLVAEGLAFPDQAKRVRAGADGKPITDGVFPESKEFLAGYWIVEVDSPERAYDIAAEASAAPGRGGVPLNMAIEVRQVMSGPPPDMM is encoded by the coding sequence ATGAAGATGAAATACATGCTGATGATGAACTCCCCTCGCGAGGGAGCGGGCTCCATCCTTCACTGGCCGAAGGAGGACATCCAGGCGCACATCCGGTTCATGGTGGGCTTCGCGAAGAAGCTCAGCGGGACGGGGGAGCTGCTGGTGGCCGAGGGCCTGGCGTTCCCGGACCAGGCGAAGCGGGTCCGCGCGGGCGCGGACGGCAAGCCCATCACGGACGGCGTCTTCCCCGAGTCGAAGGAGTTCCTCGCGGGCTACTGGATTGTCGAAGTGGACAGCCCGGAGCGGGCCTATGACATCGCCGCGGAGGCGTCCGCCGCGCCCGGGCGTGGGGGCGTGCCGCTCAACATGGCGATCGAAGTGCGGCAGGTGATGAGTGGTCCGCCGCCCGACATGATGTGA
- a CDS encoding FAD-binding oxidoreductase — protein sequence MNTALLRELAAVLPPEALVTDADVLEAHRRDQAEWAPSGRPAVLVRATCTDDVRAVLRLASARKVPVVPRGAGSGLSGGANATDGCIVLSLMRMNRVLEVDPRGLLAVVQPGVLNAEVKAAAAEKGLWYAPDPASWEFSSLGGNLATNAGGLCCVKYGVTGDAVLGLEVVLADGSVVRTGGRTMKNVAGYDLTRLFVGSEGTLGVITEATLKLRPKPPRATTLVATFPTLAGAGLAVTDIMARTRPSLLELMDRATCRAVEAYKPLGLDGEAAAFLLARSDAGGDQGVADIEAMARCCEAAGATFVTHSEDEAEGELLLTARRLAFPALERQGATLLDDVGVPLSRIPELLAAIEGIAARREVLVGTFGHAGDGNMHPTVVFDRKDPAALSRARAAFDDILEAALALGGTITGEHGVGVLKQPFLGRQLGEEALRLHRRLKGAMDPLGILNPGKVC from the coding sequence ATGAACACGGCCCTGTTGCGAGAGCTGGCGGCGGTGCTTCCCCCGGAGGCGCTCGTCACCGACGCGGACGTGCTGGAGGCGCACCGCCGCGACCAGGCGGAGTGGGCGCCGTCGGGGCGGCCCGCGGTGCTCGTGCGCGCGACGTGTACGGACGACGTGCGCGCGGTGCTGCGGCTTGCCTCCGCGAGGAAGGTGCCGGTGGTGCCTCGGGGCGCGGGCTCCGGGCTGTCCGGTGGGGCGAACGCGACGGACGGCTGCATCGTGCTGTCGCTGATGCGGATGAACCGGGTGTTGGAGGTGGACCCCCGAGGTTTGCTGGCAGTGGTTCAACCTGGGGTGTTGAACGCGGAGGTGAAGGCCGCGGCGGCGGAGAAGGGCCTCTGGTACGCGCCGGACCCGGCGAGCTGGGAGTTCTCCAGCCTGGGCGGCAACCTGGCGACGAACGCGGGGGGCCTGTGCTGCGTGAAGTACGGCGTCACCGGGGACGCGGTGCTGGGGCTCGAGGTCGTGCTGGCGGATGGCTCCGTGGTGCGCACGGGCGGGCGCACGATGAAGAACGTCGCGGGCTATGACCTGACGCGGCTGTTCGTCGGCTCGGAGGGCACGCTGGGCGTCATCACCGAGGCGACGCTGAAGCTGCGCCCCAAGCCGCCTCGCGCGACGACGCTGGTGGCCACCTTCCCCACGCTCGCGGGCGCGGGCCTGGCCGTCACGGACATCATGGCGCGCACGCGGCCCTCCCTGCTGGAGCTGATGGACCGGGCCACGTGCCGCGCGGTGGAGGCGTACAAGCCGCTGGGCCTGGACGGGGAGGCGGCGGCCTTCCTGCTGGCGCGCTCCGACGCGGGCGGGGACCAGGGCGTGGCGGACATCGAGGCGATGGCGCGCTGCTGCGAGGCGGCGGGCGCCACCTTCGTCACCCACTCCGAGGACGAGGCGGAAGGGGAGCTGCTCCTCACCGCGCGGAGGCTGGCCTTCCCCGCGCTGGAGCGGCAGGGGGCGACGCTGCTGGACGACGTGGGGGTGCCGCTGTCGCGAATCCCGGAGCTGCTCGCCGCCATCGAGGGTATCGCCGCGCGGCGCGAGGTCCTGGTGGGGACTTTCGGCCACGCGGGGGACGGCAACATGCACCCCACCGTCGTCTTCGACCGGAAGGACCCCGCGGCGCTGTCGAGGGCCCGCGCGGCGTTCGACGACATCCTGGAGGCGGCGCTGGCGCTGGGGGGCACCATCACCGGGGAGCACGGGGTGGGGGTGCTCAAGCAGCCCTTCCTGGGGCGGCAGCTGGGGGAGGAGGCCCTGCGGCTGCACCGGCGCCTCAAGGGGGCCATGGACCCGCTGGGTATCCTCAATCCGGGCAAGGTCTGCTGA
- a CDS encoding DJ-1/PfpI family protein, with product MAKVLILAGDAAESLEVMYPYQRLLEEGYEVHLAAPSKKKLQFVVHDFVDGFDTYTEKPGYTWQADLAFSEVNPADYVALVIPGGRAPEYLRNNADCQRIVRSFFEQNRPVAHICHGPLLLTAAGVLKGRKSAAYPALKLDVQGAGAEFIDSAAVLDGNMVSARAWPDHPSWMREFMKLLRAKAPAA from the coding sequence ATGGCCAAGGTGCTGATTCTGGCTGGTGACGCGGCGGAGTCCCTGGAGGTGATGTACCCGTACCAACGGCTGCTGGAGGAGGGCTACGAGGTCCACCTCGCCGCCCCGTCGAAGAAGAAGCTCCAGTTCGTGGTGCACGACTTCGTGGACGGCTTCGACACGTACACGGAGAAGCCCGGCTACACGTGGCAGGCGGACCTGGCCTTCTCGGAGGTGAACCCCGCCGACTACGTCGCCCTGGTCATCCCCGGTGGCCGCGCCCCCGAGTACCTCCGCAACAACGCCGACTGTCAGCGCATCGTCCGGTCCTTCTTCGAGCAGAACCGCCCCGTGGCCCACATCTGCCACGGCCCGCTGCTGCTCACCGCCGCTGGCGTCCTCAAGGGCCGCAAGAGCGCCGCCTACCCCGCGCTGAAGCTCGACGTGCAGGGCGCGGGCGCGGAGTTCATCGACTCCGCCGCGGTCCTCGACGGGAACATGGTCTCCGCCCGCGCCTGGCCGGACCACCCCTCGTGGATGCGCGAGTTCATGAAGCTGCTGCGCGCCAAGGCCCCCGCGGCCTGA
- a CDS encoding class I SAM-dependent methyltransferase — MPFPQMLAVRVWSVLLEVITRLGDLLVLVLRPRLVPPYLSLWLREALASPYRARRSFDVVRVLHASQQHFRELIYGETPIHTAVWLFKKAGLTSSSQLVDLGAGRGRVLLAARWMGARARGIELLEQHVTLASGLARRAGAELRQGDATQADLGDATHVFINWTALSPETRERIVERLRTCRPGTRVLTVTRPVEGPGFTLLSRHSLLFTWGVEHVWIHERCAPGDAL, encoded by the coding sequence ATGCCCTTCCCCCAGATGCTCGCCGTGCGCGTCTGGAGCGTGCTGTTGGAGGTCATCACCCGGCTGGGGGACCTGCTGGTGCTCGTCCTCCGTCCGCGCCTCGTCCCGCCCTACCTGAGCCTCTGGCTGCGCGAAGCACTCGCCTCCCCCTACCGCGCGCGTCGCTCGTTCGACGTGGTCCGCGTCCTCCACGCCAGCCAGCAGCACTTCCGGGAGCTCATCTACGGGGAGACGCCCATCCACACCGCCGTGTGGCTCTTCAAGAAGGCGGGCCTCACCTCCTCGTCCCAGCTGGTGGACCTGGGCGCGGGCCGGGGCCGCGTGCTCCTCGCCGCGCGCTGGATGGGCGCCCGGGCCCGAGGCATCGAGCTGTTGGAGCAGCACGTGACGCTCGCCTCGGGGCTGGCGCGCCGGGCCGGCGCGGAGCTGCGCCAGGGGGACGCCACCCAGGCCGACCTGGGCGACGCCACCCACGTCTTCATCAACTGGACCGCGCTGTCCCCCGAGACCCGGGAGCGCATCGTCGAGCGCCTGCGCACCTGCCGCCCCGGCACCCGCGTCCTCACCGTCACCCGCCCCGTGGAGGGCCCGGGCTTCACCCTCCTCTCCCGGCACTCGCTCCTCTTCACCTGGGGCGTGGAGCACGTCTGGATTCACGAGCGGTGCGCCCCCGGGGATGCGCTTTGA